Proteins encoded in a region of the Gammaproteobacteria bacterium genome:
- a CDS encoding DUF2202 domain-containing protein yields MLQRTVVYALSLVALLVSGFTASQTLSTAERNDLLLMREEEKLARDVYQVLYQTWSATVFGSIAESEQRHLDAVLNLLNYFGVPDPAAGNAAGVFSNSQLQALYDAAIDYGSQSLVSALEVGVYIEETDITDLQNAIARTSWNNIARVYGNLLRGSTNHLAAFTNNLEAAGGTHNGGATLPGTAVYEPISQTLYVPAIDIVMPDNSLVVLDALLRLVETFPQALEVVSVSETSKLPSADHATFSFDTGTLEIPDLVVGSNKLDPIDDTHYRVTLQLLDVPGATPAFVVTALTAL; encoded by the coding sequence TTGTTTATGCGTTATCCCTGGTAGCGCTTCTCGTTTCGGGCTTTACCGCAAGCCAGACTCTGAGCACTGCGGAACGCAATGATCTGTTGCTGATGCGCGAGGAAGAAAAGCTGGCAAGGGACGTCTACCAGGTCCTCTATCAGACCTGGTCCGCCACGGTATTCGGCTCCATCGCCGAGTCCGAGCAGCGCCACTTGGACGCGGTGCTGAACCTGCTCAACTATTTCGGGGTGCCAGACCCGGCAGCGGGCAATGCCGCTGGCGTATTCAGTAACAGTCAGTTGCAGGCACTTTACGATGCCGCCATCGACTATGGGTCTCAATCGCTTGTCTCGGCTCTGGAAGTCGGTGTCTATATCGAAGAAACGGATATAACCGATCTGCAGAACGCGATAGCCAGAACCAGCTGGAACAACATCGCCCGGGTCTACGGCAACCTGCTGCGCGGCTCCACCAATCACCTGGCCGCTTTTACCAACAACCTGGAGGCCGCTGGCGGCACTCACAATGGCGGCGCCACATTGCCCGGCACTGCAGTCTATGAACCCATCAGTCAGACCCTGTATGTGCCGGCGATCGATATAGTCATGCCCGATAACAGCCTGGTGGTTCTCGATGCACTGCTGCGGCTGGTGGAGACTTTTCCCCAGGCCCTGGAGGTGGTCAGTGTCAGTGAAACCAGCAAGCTGCCCTCTGCCGACCACGCCACATTCAGCTTTGACACAGGTACATTGGAAATTCCGGACCTGGTGGTAGGAAGTAACAAGCTGGATCCGATTGACGATACCCATTACCGCGTAACCCTGCAGTTACTCGACGTCCCGGGTGCCACGCCGGCCTTCGTGGTAACTGCCCTGACAGCCCTCTGA
- the recQ gene encoding DNA helicase RecQ produces MDEAQELLQQVFGYQQFRPPQDAIIEKLLHGNDALVLMPTGGGKSLCYQIPALLRPGCGIVISPLIALMQNQVDALRLLGVRAAFLNSTLDARTVQEIETSLRHGELDLLYIAPERLRQPRTLALLHEIDIALFAIDEAHCVSQWGHDFRADYLELSLLHEQFPQVPRIALTATADARTRQEIINRLDLGDASQFIAGFDRPNIRYRIALKQNPKQQLLRFLKDEHPGDAGIVYCLSRNKTEETADWLQEQGFTALPYHAGLGAATRAANQARFLREEGVIVVATIAFGMGIDKPDVRFVAHLDLPKTIESYYQETGRAGRDGMPADAWLIYGLQDVIKLRQMMAGSTAGEEHRRAEQQRLSAMLGLCEITTCRRQTLLSYFGETLAQPCGNCDTCLEPVATWDGTEAAQLALSAAYRTGQRFGVNHLIDVLRGADGDKVFQFDHHRLPLYGRGQDLSTNQWRSVFRQLVARGYLSVDLERFGALRLEARCRPLLRGEEQLDLRRDAHRKTAQKRTRTPLPEEIDVALWEALRDCRRELAEEQGIPPYVIFHDSTLQEMCTSFPQDLEQFSQLSGVGERKLEKYGPAFLRVLQQFRNGALVD; encoded by the coding sequence ATGGATGAAGCACAGGAATTATTACAGCAGGTTTTTGGTTATCAGCAGTTCCGCCCTCCCCAGGACGCCATAATCGAAAAACTGTTGCACGGTAACGATGCCCTGGTGCTGATGCCGACCGGCGGCGGCAAGTCGCTGTGCTATCAGATTCCGGCGCTGCTGCGGCCCGGCTGCGGCATCGTTATTTCACCATTGATCGCCCTGATGCAGAATCAGGTTGACGCCCTGCGGCTGCTCGGAGTCAGAGCCGCCTTTCTGAATTCCACCCTGGATGCCCGGACGGTGCAGGAGATTGAAACCTCTCTGCGCCACGGCGAACTTGACCTGCTCTACATTGCCCCGGAACGGCTGCGCCAGCCCCGCACCCTCGCCTTGCTGCACGAAATCGACATCGCTCTGTTTGCCATCGACGAAGCGCACTGCGTATCCCAGTGGGGCCATGATTTCCGTGCCGACTACCTGGAACTGAGCCTGCTCCATGAACAGTTCCCCCAGGTACCCCGCATCGCCCTGACCGCCACCGCCGACGCACGCACCCGGCAGGAGATCATCAACCGGCTGGACCTCGGTGACGCCAGCCAGTTTATCGCCGGATTTGATCGCCCCAACATCCGCTACCGCATTGCCCTGAAGCAGAATCCGAAACAGCAGCTGCTGCGCTTTCTGAAGGACGAGCACCCTGGCGATGCCGGGATCGTTTACTGCCTGTCCCGCAACAAGACCGAGGAAACCGCCGACTGGCTGCAGGAGCAGGGCTTCACCGCCCTGCCCTATCATGCCGGGCTCGGGGCGGCGACCCGGGCCGCCAACCAGGCCAGGTTTCTGCGAGAGGAAGGGGTAATCGTGGTTGCCACCATCGCGTTCGGCATGGGCATCGACAAGCCCGATGTCCGCTTCGTAGCCCACCTGGACCTGCCCAAGACGATCGAATCGTACTACCAGGAAACCGGCCGGGCCGGGCGTGATGGCATGCCCGCCGATGCCTGGCTGATCTATGGCCTGCAGGACGTCATCAAGCTGCGGCAGATGATGGCCGGATCGACGGCAGGCGAAGAACACCGCCGCGCGGAGCAGCAACGGCTCAGCGCCATGCTGGGCCTGTGTGAGATCACCACCTGCAGGCGCCAGACCCTGTTGAGCTATTTCGGCGAGACCCTGGCCCAGCCCTGTGGTAACTGCGATACCTGCCTGGAGCCGGTCGCTACCTGGGACGGAACCGAAGCGGCACAGCTGGCGCTCAGCGCCGCCTATCGCACCGGGCAACGCTTCGGTGTCAATCACCTGATCGATGTGTTGCGCGGGGCGGACGGCGACAAGGTGTTTCAGTTCGACCATCATCGTCTGCCGCTCTATGGCAGGGGCCAGGATCTGAGCACCAACCAGTGGCGTTCGGTATTCCGGCAGCTGGTGGCACGGGGTTATCTCAGCGTCGACCTGGAGCGCTTCGGCGCCCTGCGTCTGGAGGCCAGGTGCCGCCCCCTGCTGAGGGGTGAAGAGCAATTGGATCTGCGCCGTGACGCCCACAGGAAGACCGCCCAGAAACGTACCAGAACGCCGCTGCCTGAAGAAATAGACGTGGCGCTGTGGGAGGCCCTGAGAGACTGCCGGCGCGAGCTTGCGGAAGAACAGGGCATCCCCCCCTACGTCATCTTTCACGACAGTACGCTGCAGGAAATGTGTACCAGTTTTCCCCAGGATCTGGAGCAGTTCAGCCAGCTCAGCGGGGTGGGCGAACGCAAACTGGAGAAATACGGACCCGCCTTTCTCCGTGTGCTGCAGCAGTTCCGAAACGGCGCCCTGGTCGACTGA